The Sporosarcina luteola DNA window CCACTAGGCCCTCAACCTAGCGCGTCTGCCATTCCGCCACTACCGCATTATTTGCGACACACTTTATTATACTACTCTCAGTAAAGATGTCAATAGTTTTTTTGAAAGAATGGTGAGCCATGCAGGATTCGAACCTGCGACCCTCTGATTAAAAGTCAGATGCTCTACCAACTGAGCTAATGGCTCGTGCTTGTTGTATTGTCTTGATGTTAGGTTTTTGTGAAACCTTATATATGAAGACTTTTTTGGCTTGGGTGTTAAAACCGATTTCTGTTTAGTACTCGTGTTGCTTTGGGTACTAAAAGCGATTTGCTCCAAACGCCGGAGGCGTTTCTCGCAAAACTTTTTAAACGTGGAGCGTTTAAAAAGTTTGGCTGGGGTAGCTGGATTCGAACCAACGAATGACGGAGTCAAAGTCCGTTGCCTTACCGCTTGGCTATACCCCAACAATTTGATCAACTTACATACTCGATACTTTGTAAATCGCAGGGCTTAATTTCTTCCCCCTTTTTACTTTGTACATAAACATGGAAGTTATACATAAAAGTTGGTGACCCCTACGGGATTCGAACCCGTGTTACCGCCGTGAAAGGGCGGTGTCTTAACCGCTTGACCAAGGGGCCATCTATTTAATTGGAGAAGGGAGTTTATTTTGTTTCAATGTCATTCCCTAATCGACTTTTCCTATTATAGACACTCATCATCCTTTCGTCAACAGTTTTATTGAATTATTTTTTGTAACAGCTAAAGACACTTATAGCAGCGCGTCTTAAAGAGCGATGTAATGGGACATGCACTATTTAATTGATGATGAAAAAGATAATCGTCCTCTCAGATTCGACCGCCTGATAACTCATCCTGAGCGCCTGATGTATTCTCGATAACGCCTGTAACCTCTCCCGTACCGCCTGAAAGTTTACCCGAACCGCCTGATACGGCAGCAAAACCGACTGAAAACTCTCCGCAACCGCCTGACTCAGCTCTTAATTTCAAATCATTAAGCAAAAATAAATAAGATGAAGGAAAATATAGCACTTCCCTTCATCCTTTGTTAACTTCCGAATCGTTTTATGCGTGATTCTTAGACATTATGCGTGTCTAATTAGTTTTATGCGTAGTTCGCTGACTTTATGCGCGTGTAATTCGATTTATGCGTATCTACTTCAATTTATGCGTGATTTTACGGATTTATGCGTAAATCGCCGGCTTTCTGCAGCGATTGCTTATTATTGAAGCAGGATGATTTCTCCGGCGCATTTGCCGCATCTATATTTCCGCACATCCATTTTTCTTTTGCGTCTATATTCCAATCGACATGATTTACATTGATAGAGATGGATCTTCTTCGGTTTGCTAGTTGCCTTCCCTAGCGGCTTGCAATATCTTGGCGAGCCGGTTTCCCGCAACAGCTTTTTGAAGTCCGCATCTCCATGTCTATATCCTTTTCCTTCTTGATGGAGATGGTAATGGCAAAGTTCATGCTTGATGATGCCGATTAGTTCATCCAAATCGTAAAGCGCTAAAACAGTCGGGTTGATTTCAATAGATCCGTCGAGCAGTTTGTAGCGACCGCCCGTTGTTCGGAGGCGGGCGTTGAAACGCGCTTCATGTCTGAATGGTTTTCCGAAAGCTTCTATGGATAATTGTTGGACGAGTTGCTGCAAGTCACGTTGTTCCATGCCGGTTTTCACGATCGCGGCTTACTTCCCTTTCGGAGGAATCATCGTCAACGAGATTCTGCCTTTATTTTTATCTACACCTTCCACCCAGACGGTCACGATGTCGCCGGATGCGACTACATCGAGCGGATGCTTGACGAACCCTTTTTTCAATTTCGAAATGTGGACGAGTCCGTCTTCCGATACACCGATATCGACGAATGCACCGAAGTCTACGACGTTCCGGACAGTCCCTTGCATCTCAAGTCCTTCATATAAGTCTTTCATATCGAGTACGTCCGCTTTCAACAGCGGCTGCGGGTAGTCGTCACGAGGATCGCGGTTCGGTCGCTTCAATGTGTCGATAATATCGCGCAACGTCACTTCACCGATATCGAATTTTGTAGCTAATGCCGGGACATCCAATGCGGTTAGAGCACTCACTGCCTCTTCCTTCCCTAACAAACTCTTGTCCACTCCGGCTTCCGCGAGCACCTGCTCTGCCGTCATATAGCTTTCGGGATGAAGTCCGGTAGAGTCAAATCGGTCTTTCGCTTCCGGTATGCGAAGGAAGCCGATTGCCTGTTCATATGTCTTCGCTCCGAGACGCGGAACCTTTTTCAGCTGCGTCCGTTTTTGGAACAGCCCTTCCTCTTCACGCGCCTTGACGATGTTTTCCGCTACTGTCTTCGAAAGACCCGCCACGTATTGCAGTAAAGATGAAGAAGCGGTGTTCACGTTCACACCTACCCGGTTCACCGCGGTTTCAACTACAAACGATAGCGAATCGGACAGTTTTTTCCGTGCCACGTCATGCTGGTATTGGCCGACGCCGATCGATTCAGGATCGATTTTGACGAGTTCGGATAATGGGTCCTGCAATCTCCGCGCAATGGAAACAGCGCTCCGCTGTTCGACTTGGAGGTCAGGGAATTCTTCCCGCGCCTGGGCCGATGCCGAGTAGACACTTGCCCCCGCTTCATTGACGATGACATACGAAACTGGCTCTTTCGATTCCTTGATGCAGTCCGCAATGAATTTCTCCGTTTCTCTTGAGGCTGTTCCGTTGCCAATTGCGATGATCGGGATCTTATATTTGGCGAGAGTTGAAAGAATCATTTTCTTCGAAGCTTCCTTATCCGCTTTCGGAGGGTGGGGATAAATAACCGACACTTCAAGCATCTTCCCTGTTTCGTCAATGACCGCCAATTTACAGCCTGAACGAAAAGCCGGATCGACGCCCAACACCATCCTGCCTTTTAAAGGTGGTTGCAATAGAAGACTCTTCAAGTTTTCCGAGAATACATGGATCGCTTGGGCTTCCGCCTTTTCTGTCAGCGCTGTCCTGATTTCCCGCTCGACAGACGGAGCAATCAGCCGTTTGAATGCATCTTCTGTCGCCTCTTTAACGTGCACAGCGGATGGGGATTGTTGTTTTTTGATCAATTCGCGCTCAAGGACACCGATGATACGCTCCGCTGGGAATGCCACGCCTACACGCAGAACCTCTTCTTTTTCTCCCCTATTCAACGCAAGTACACGGTGAGGGACAATCTTTTTCAGTGGCTCTTCATATTCGTAATACATTTCATACACACCGCGTTCATCCTCGGCCCCTTTACGGAGCATGGAAGCCATTTGGCCATCGGACCAAGCAAGTTTCCGCACGCTTTCCCGGAGTGCAGCGTCATCCGCAATTCGTTCTGCGATAATATCGCGCGCTCCTGCAAGCGCCTCGTCGATGGATGCGACAGCTTTCTCTTCATTCACGAAAGCCGCGGCAAGGTCTTCCGGATTATCCGGACCGAATGCCATCAACTTGTCCGCCAGCGGTTCGAGTCCACTTTCAATCGCAATCATCGCACGCGTACGTCTTTTCTGCTTGTACGGCCTATACAGATCTTCAATGCGTTGCAATACGGTTGCTGATTGGATTTCCTTTTTCAGCTCGTCAGTCAATTTCCCCTGCTCTTCAATTAACCGGATGACTTCCTCTTTCCGTTGTTCTAGCCCCTTTTCATAATGGTACGCATCTTCAATCGCTTTGATTTCCACTTCATCGAGTGAACCGGTCGCTTCTTTCCGGTATCTTGCGATGAAAGGGACCGTGTTGCCTTCGTCGAGAAGAGAGATGACATTGGCGGTTTGTTTCTTACTAATCGACGCTCTTTTGGCTGTTGCTTCTATTAGACTGTTCGTCATTCATTCCCACCCTTTCTATACTTATCTCAGTTTACCATTTAACTTAATTCAGCTGAAGTTCCTGCTGAATTAAGTTAAATGCCTCCGGCGGATGTCACGGATTTTCAGGGGAGTTTATCGAGCAAGCTCGATAAAAATCCGGACGCAATTACGCCAAGTCGTAATTGATTGATGTATCCTTACTCCATTCCTGCACATGAAAAAACCTGCTTCAGTTTACTGAAGCAGGCTGCCGGCGATGAATGTGGCATCGTCGCCGGATTGTGCCGATTCTTTTACGATATTGTACAACTCATATGCGTTGGTGCTCTGTTTCAAACTTGCTTTCGGGCTGTTCAGCGTCACTCCGTCCGAATGAAGGAAAAACAGATCGCCAACTTCGTACTTGTATGTCTGGGTATTCATCTTTTGCGGCCTTCCTGATAAATATCCCATGACAGGCAAAGGATAGATCATCTTTTCACGACCGTGCAGAATATACATCCTGACATTACCGATACAGCTGTATTCGATCGTGCCGTCCTTATAGTTGACACGCACGATTGCTACGGCTGCTCCGCGTTTCTGCACCATATATTCATTGCAGCGGCTCAGCAATTCGTCTAGCGATTCGTGGTGAAAGCGTTCAAGGACTTCAGGTATCACTTCCGCGGATTGCCTTGCGACTTTACCGTTTCCCAACCCGTCGGCAATCGCACAGATGAAGTAGTCCTCTTCGGAATGAATATAATACGTATCTCCCGACTCGATATTGCCATGCTTCGCTGCGTTATAGATGTATGCCTCTACATGATCATTTTTGAACACTTCCACTACGATGCACCACCAGCTGCCATTATGGCTTCTTGAAGTTTTTTAATCGCTTTCCGTTGCAATCTAGATACATGCATTTGCGAAATACCGAGTCGTTCCCCCGCTTCCTTCTGGCTCATTTGCTCAATATATGTATATTGGATAATCTGCTTTTCGCGTTCCGACAACACATTAAGAGCATTTGCAACGACCAGTCGATGGTCCGTCCTCTCAAATCCGTCATCCGATTCTCCAATAATATCGAACAAGGTGACTGTGCCGCCTTCCGAATCGGCTTCGAGCGTATGGTCCATCGATAGGGCTTGGTAGCTCCTCCCCATCTCCATTGCTTCAAGAACCAATTCTTCATCTGTACCCAAGTATTCTGCGATTTCGCTCACGAGCGGCGAACGTTGCATTTCAATCGTCAATGCTTCGACCGCAGCCTTAATCTTCGGACCGAGTTCCTTGATGCGGCGTGGGACATGGACTGCCCAAGTTTTATCACGCAGGAACCGTTTGATTTCCCCGACAATTGTCGGCACGGCAAATGCTTCGAAGCTGCGTCCGAGGTCCGGGTCATATCTGCGGATCGCCCCGAGGAGACCGAGCATACCTACTTGGACGATATCTTCATGGTATGGCTTTCCGTTTGAATATTTGCGGGCGATGGAATGGACGAGCCGTTCGTAGTGAAGGACGAGATTCGTCTGCGCTTCATCGTCGTTCGTCTCCTGGTACTGCCTGATCCATTCCAACACTTTCTCTTTCGTATCCGGCTTATGAGTTGGCTGTTCGTTTGACATCTTCTTCGCCTCGCTCTCTGCCGAGATATTTGGTCATAAAGACCGTCACGCCCTCCTCGTGATGAAATTTCACTTCATCCATGAGCGTCTCCATCAAATAAAGCCCAAGTCCCCCTTCGCGCTGGAAACGGGCATCTGATGTGTCGCTATATGGTCCGATATGTTTTTTCGTCTCTTCAAAGTCGAAGCTTGTTCCGTGATCCGCAATCATGATCTCCAACCGCTCTTCATACAATGCACAACCGACTACGACTTCGCCATCCTCGTCCTGGCCGTAAGCATGTTGGACAGCATTTGTAATTGCTTCACTTGAAGCGATTTTCAAGTCTTCGATGTCATCGTATGTAAACCCGAGCCGACTTGCAATGCCTGAAATCATCAATCTTGCAACACCGACATATTGGGCTTTGGCGGGTATCTTGATTTCTATATAATCATAATGTTGCATTATTGTCCTCACTTTCCTTCTGTTCAATATCGATAATTTCATTCAGACCGGTAATTTCAAACAGGCGGTTCAACCGTTTGTTCAAGCCCGTGATCTTTACATGCCCGCCGTTAGCGGAAACAGCCTTATAGAAACCTACGAAAACACCGAGGCCTGTACTGTCCATATAGTCCACTTCGGATAGATCCAACTCCGCCTTCAAACCTTGGACATTTTCAACAGCTGCCAGACGCTCCCGTAGAACAGGTGCCGTAAACGCATCAATCTCCCCGACAACCTTGAAATATTGAACACTATTTTGTTCTAGTAACTCAACTTGTAAATTCATTTCCTGCACCCCGACTCTCGATATTTGTATTGGTTAATACACTACAACCTTACATACCCGCCACTCAAAAAGTTAAACCTGTTCCGGCTCTTTTTTGAAAATGACAATTGTGAAGTCGTCGCTCAATCGATAGTTTTGAAGTTCTGCAAGATGATGATAGACATATTCTGCAATTTGCTGAGCCGACTTGTCTTTCACGTCACGAAGTAGATTTTGGATTGCATTCATGTCGATGAATCCTTCTTCCGTCCTCGTTTCAGTGACGCCATCCGTCATCATTGCAATGAAGTCCCCATCGTTTAATACGACCGATCGCTCCTCATATTCGGTATCCGGTTTGACGCCGAGAAGCAATCCCTTGGCATCCAATTCCGAAAATACCCCTGTGTCGTTATTGAAATACAATGCTGGTTCATGACCCGCTGATGCGTAAGAGAATGTCGTATCTTCAGCATTGTATTTACCATAGAACATTGAGATAAACATCGAGTCGTCGACACTCTTTTCGACAATGCGGTTGATGATGCCAAGGACATTCTGCGGGCTCGTATTTCCATCAGGCAAACCGTCCATGCCGAATTTAATCATGGACATGCATAATGCGGCAGGAATCCCTTTACCGATCACGTCCGCTACAGCAACGCCCGATTCGTGCGCCTTATTCAGGAAATAGACGTAATCACCATTCATCTGTGTAGCGGGCTGCGAGATGTATCCAACGTCCAGGCCGCTGACACATGGCATCTTCGTCTTCAGAAGTGTGTCCTGCACTTTCGTCGCGACATTCATCTCCATTTGGATCGCTTCCTGTTTACGGATGAGGCTTTGGTGCTCACGTAATGTGAGACCATAATGGATCATCATCTCGATTAGGAAATCCAAGGAGTCCCACACTTCATCCTGCAACTCTGGATGCAGCTCAATTAATGCGGTTTTGTGGATGCTTATGACATCCTCAGGCGCAATTTCCTTTTCAATGAAACGCCTGCTGAATTGCTGTCCGACGTAGAGATCCTCTTCGCTCGGGCTCTCCAAATATTTCCCCATAATTTCCTTATACTGCCTGCCGACTTCTTGTGGCATCCACTATCACCTCCTCAATGAAGCCATTTTGTTGTCGTTATGGTCGTTCCAGCCCCGTTTTCCGAAACGACTTTGAACTCGTCCATAAGCCGTTTCACTCCAGGCATTCCTGCTCCAAGGCCGCCAGATGTCGAAAAGCCGTCTTCCATCACTTTACGCAGATCAGGGATTCCTGGACCTTCATCAGAAGCGATGATTTTGATGCCGAACTTCCCATCATCAGTCACTCTTTCAATCTCAATCTTCCCTTTTCCGGCATACAGATAAATATTTCTCGCCAGTTCGCTGATTGCGGTCGTGATGCGAGCTTGGTCGACGGTTCCGAAACCGGCCTTCTTTGCTTCGTTACGCCCTAATTGCCTTGCAGCAACGATATCCCATTCCGTGATTATCTCTACAGAAGACCTAAAGTTCATTGTCAGGCCTCCAATTCTTTATAAAGTTTATCCAAACCGTTTTCCAAGTCTAGCGCAGTCATTACATTACTCAAGCGGATCCCAAGCTCAATCAATGTGATGGCAACTGCAGGCTGAATACCAGTGATTACAACTTTCGCGCCCATCAAACCTGTCATATTGATCACATCCCCCAAGACTTTTGCGATGAAGGAATCAATGAAATCGATCGGCGTCAAGTCGATTACAACACCAAGAGCTGCAGTTTTATGCATTTTATTCAATAGGTCTTCCTGAAATTGAATGGCCGTCTGGTCATCTAACTCCCATTGAATCGACACGATGAGGACTTCATTCAATTTCAAAATCGGTATACGTGCATTCAATTTGCTTCCACCTCCACGATTGCTCGATTTGTCATTCCCAAAGCTGCCTGCATTCCCCTCTGCAACGTGCTTTTCGTCGTGAATTCATGAAGGTTGATGCCCAAGGCGACAATCGTCTGTGCAATTTCAGGACGGATGCCGACAAGCATGCATTTCGCACCTACCAAACGCACCGCTTCCGCCGCTTGGATAATATGATGCGCAACCATCGTATCTACGACCGGGACTCCTGTAATATCGAGCAGTACCACTTCAGCCCGCTGGCTCACTACGCCTTCCAAAAGGTTCTCCATGATCAGCTTCGCGCGTTCCGTGTCGATCGTCCCGACTAAAGGCATGACTGAAATCTTGTCGAATACTGGAATTAAGGAAGCGGACAACTCTTGCAATGCGATTTTCTGCAAGCTGACCGTCCTTTCCCATTCCGTGGAATAGGCATCGATAATGCTTTCCCGTAAAGGATTAATCCAGTTTTTGAAGATGATATTGAAAGAACGTAAGTTTCCTTCGTTGATGATCTCTTGCTCCTCCAGAAACTCGAATACGACATCTGAAAAATTGTCGATCGCCTTATTGACGAATTTGATCGCCCAGCCGAAACGGACGACTTTCTCTGTGAAGTCGTTGATTCTTTCAGTATTCGCAGCTGATGAATCGGTAATGTTGGAAGTCATAAGCTCCGCAAATTCCCTGCTTGTTTTTTCGACCAGGTGATCAGGCATAAAGTGGAAAAAACGTTCCCCCTTTTCCTCTTTCATCCTTCTGATCCAACGCTCGATGATTTCGTCCATGTTCTGATTGATGCCTTCTACCATTATTTTATTCATATGTTAAAATGCCTCCTCACCAAAATGAAAATCCCATATGACCATTGTACAGAAAAAAGATGAAATAGACATCTATTTGCCAGCTCTCCCATGACAAAATCCATTACAAAATAAAAAAACACTCCGGAAGACGAGGTCCGCAGTGCTTTTACATATGTATTCAAAATTTAACAAGCCCGAAGCTAATTTCCAGCGCTTCGTCAACCTTTTCCATCAATGGTTCATCCAAATGGGTGATTTTATCCGTCAGCCTCGACTTATCGATCGTGCGGACTTGTTCGAGCAGGATCACGGAATCCCGCTCGAAACCATACCGTTCCGCATCGATTTCGACATGTGTCGGCAATTTAGCCTTCTGGATTTGTGCAGTGATCGCTGCAACAATCACTGTCGGGCTGAACCGGTTGCCTATGTCATTCTGGATGACAAGCACCGGTCTCGTCCCTCCCTGTTCGGAACCAACGACGGGTGACAGGTCTGCAAAAAAGACGTCCCCACGTTTTATTGCCAACTTTTCATCCTCCGCTTACGAGACGTTCCACCGTATGCTGGGCTTCGAGCTCCGCATGCAAGCATTCCTTTGCGATTCGTAAGTTGATTTGCGACATTTCAACGTAGCCGATCATCATCGCTTCACGGATCGTATCCGCTTCATGACTAGACATATACCGCTTCGTTGAAACATAAGCGAATTCTCCGCGCTCCGGCTCTTGATGGACGGCCGTATGTTCAATTTCATTCCCCTTCGATACTTTTACGATTTTTATGTTTTTCTCTCGCAATTCTAGCACCTCCGACAGACCCCGTTCCCTCGATCGATTCTATTCAAAGTCTATCTTACCATTGAACTTCGACAATGAGAAGACATAGAAGGATTTTTATTGACAAGAATCTTCAAATAATGTGGTCATTTGTCGAAAGATGGAACTGCGTACATCTTATCCATGTTAGGTTCAATATATTCTCGGAACGCGTTTTCCAATTGTAACCGCGACTTCATATGGAATGGTCCCGAGTCGGTCCGCCCATTCCTCCATCGTGATTTCCTCATCACCTTGCCTGCCGATCAATGTCACTTTTTCCCCGACAGCAAATTCGCGCGGCAGTTTCACCATGCATTGGTCCATGCAGATCGTTCCGACGATTGGCATCCGTTCGCCGCCAATCAACACATCCTGGTCGCGCAGCCCGCGTTTCAAGCCGTCTGCATAGCCGATCGGCAACGTGCCGATCCACTCATCGCGCTTTGTTTCGTAGGTTCCCCCATAGCTGATGCTTTCGCCCTTCCCGAGCTTTTTCACATACGCTAATTCTGTTTCAAGCGTGAACGCTTTCTTCAGGTCAAACGGCAATTTAGTCCCTACGTAAGAGGAAGGTGCGATGCCGTATAGACTGATGCCAAAACGTACAGCATCGAGCGCATATTGCGGATAAAGCAAAGCCGCTGCACTATTCGAAGCATGGACAAGGGGCGGTCTTTGCGGAAACTCAGCCACCAACTCCATGAAACGACTGAATTGCTCCTCCGTTTTACTAGAATCCTCCTCATCCGCGCAGGCGAAATGAGTGAAGGCGCCTACAAGACGGATGTTATTCGACCCTTCAATTACTTCAACAATATCCTGAAGTGCAGTTTCATCCCGCAGACCGATCCGGCCCATACCGCTGTCAATTTTCACATGAACACGCAACGGACGATCGGCTTCCTTAACAAGATTGGCCGCCTGACGAAGCCATCCGGCATCCGAAACAGCGACATGGATTCCTAGCGTTGCGGCCCTTTCTGCAAATCCGACCGGAGACAAACCCATTACGAGGATATCTGCGGTAATGCCGCTATCGCGCAAATGTAAGGCCTCGTCAG harbors:
- a CDS encoding SprT family protein, with translation MEQRDLQQLVQQLSIEAFGKPFRHEARFNARLRTTGGRYKLLDGSIEINPTVLALYDLDELIGIIKHELCHYHLHQEGKGYRHGDADFKKLLRETGSPRYCKPLGKATSKPKKIHLYQCKSCRLEYRRKRKMDVRKYRCGKCAGEIILLQ
- a CDS encoding Tex family protein — translated: MTNSLIEATAKRASISKKQTANVISLLDEGNTVPFIARYRKEATGSLDEVEIKAIEDAYHYEKGLEQRKEEVIRLIEEQGKLTDELKKEIQSATVLQRIEDLYRPYKQKRRTRAMIAIESGLEPLADKLMAFGPDNPEDLAAAFVNEEKAVASIDEALAGARDIIAERIADDAALRESVRKLAWSDGQMASMLRKGAEDERGVYEMYYEYEEPLKKIVPHRVLALNRGEKEEVLRVGVAFPAERIIGVLERELIKKQQSPSAVHVKEATEDAFKRLIAPSVEREIRTALTEKAEAQAIHVFSENLKSLLLQPPLKGRMVLGVDPAFRSGCKLAVIDETGKMLEVSVIYPHPPKADKEASKKMILSTLAKYKIPIIAIGNGTASRETEKFIADCIKESKEPVSYVIVNEAGASVYSASAQAREEFPDLQVEQRSAVSIARRLQDPLSELVKIDPESIGVGQYQHDVARKKLSDSLSFVVETAVNRVGVNVNTASSSLLQYVAGLSKTVAENIVKAREEEGLFQKRTQLKKVPRLGAKTYEQAIGFLRIPEAKDRFDSTGLHPESYMTAEQVLAEAGVDKSLLGKEEAVSALTALDVPALATKFDIGEVTLRDIIDTLKRPNRDPRDDYPQPLLKADVLDMKDLYEGLEMQGTVRNVVDFGAFVDIGVSEDGLVHISKLKKGFVKHPLDVVASGDIVTVWVEGVDKNKGRISLTMIPPKGK
- a CDS encoding PP2C family serine/threonine-protein phosphatase — translated: MEVFKNDHVEAYIYNAAKHGNIESGDTYYIHSEEDYFICAIADGLGNGKVARQSAEVIPEVLERFHHESLDELLSRCNEYMVQKRGAAVAIVRVNYKDGTIEYSCIGNVRMYILHGREKMIYPLPVMGYLSGRPQKMNTQTYKYEVGDLFFLHSDGVTLNSPKASLKQSTNAYELYNIVKESAQSGDDATFIAGSLLQ
- the sigB gene encoding RNA polymerase sigma factor SigB codes for the protein MSNEQPTHKPDTKEKVLEWIRQYQETNDDEAQTNLVLHYERLVHSIARKYSNGKPYHEDIVQVGMLGLLGAIRRYDPDLGRSFEAFAVPTIVGEIKRFLRDKTWAVHVPRRIKELGPKIKAAVEALTIEMQRSPLVSEIAEYLGTDEELVLEAMEMGRSYQALSMDHTLEADSEGGTVTLFDIIGESDDGFERTDHRLVVANALNVLSEREKQIIQYTYIEQMSQKEAGERLGISQMHVSRLQRKAIKKLQEAIMAAGGAS
- the rsbW gene encoding anti-sigma B factor RsbW — encoded protein: MQHYDYIEIKIPAKAQYVGVARLMISGIASRLGFTYDDIEDLKIASSEAITNAVQHAYGQDEDGEVVVGCALYEERLEIMIADHGTSFDFEETKKHIGPYSDTSDARFQREGGLGLYLMETLMDEVKFHHEEGVTVFMTKYLGRERGEEDVKRTANS
- a CDS encoding anti-sigma factor antagonist (This anti-anti-sigma factor, or anti-sigma factor antagonist, belongs to a family that includes characterized members SpoIIAA, RsbV, RsfA, and RsfB.) — its product is MNLQVELLEQNSVQYFKVVGEIDAFTAPVLRERLAAVENVQGLKAELDLSEVDYMDSTGLGVFVGFYKAVSANGGHVKITGLNKRLNRLFEITGLNEIIDIEQKESEDNNATL
- a CDS encoding PP2C family protein-serine/threonine phosphatase, producing the protein MPQEVGRQYKEIMGKYLESPSEEDLYVGQQFSRRFIEKEIAPEDVISIHKTALIELHPELQDEVWDSLDFLIEMMIHYGLTLREHQSLIRKQEAIQMEMNVATKVQDTLLKTKMPCVSGLDVGYISQPATQMNGDYVYFLNKAHESGVAVADVIGKGIPAALCMSMIKFGMDGLPDGNTSPQNVLGIINRIVEKSVDDSMFISMFYGKYNAEDTTFSYASAGHEPALYFNNDTGVFSELDAKGLLLGVKPDTEYEERSVVLNDGDFIAMMTDGVTETRTEEGFIDMNAIQNLLRDVKDKSAQQIAEYVYHHLAELQNYRLSDDFTIVIFKKEPEQV
- a CDS encoding anti-sigma regulatory factor yields the protein MNFRSSVEIITEWDIVAARQLGRNEAKKAGFGTVDQARITTAISELARNIYLYAGKGKIEIERVTDDGKFGIKIIASDEGPGIPDLRKVMEDGFSTSGGLGAGMPGVKRLMDEFKVVSENGAGTTITTTKWLH
- a CDS encoding STAS domain-containing protein codes for the protein MNARIPILKLNEVLIVSIQWELDDQTAIQFQEDLLNKMHKTAALGVVIDLTPIDFIDSFIAKVLGDVINMTGLMGAKVVITGIQPAVAITLIELGIRLSNVMTALDLENGLDKLYKELEA
- a CDS encoding RsbT co-antagonist protein RsbRA, producing MNKIMVEGINQNMDEIIERWIRRMKEEKGERFFHFMPDHLVEKTSREFAELMTSNITDSSAANTERINDFTEKVVRFGWAIKFVNKAIDNFSDVVFEFLEEQEIINEGNLRSFNIIFKNWINPLRESIIDAYSTEWERTVSLQKIALQELSASLIPVFDKISVMPLVGTIDTERAKLIMENLLEGVVSQRAEVVLLDITGVPVVDTMVAHHIIQAAEAVRLVGAKCMLVGIRPEIAQTIVALGINLHEFTTKSTLQRGMQAALGMTNRAIVEVEAN
- a CDS encoding type II toxin-antitoxin system PemK/MazF family toxin, whose protein sequence is MAIKRGDVFFADLSPVVGSEQGGTRPVLVIQNDIGNRFSPTVIVAAITAQIQKAKLPTHVEIDAERYGFERDSVILLEQVRTIDKSRLTDKITHLDEPLMEKVDEALEISFGLVKF
- a CDS encoding transcriptional regulator, whose product is MREKNIKIVKVSKGNEIEHTAVHQEPERGEFAYVSTKRYMSSHEADTIREAMMIGYVEMSQINLRIAKECLHAELEAQHTVERLVSGG
- the alr gene encoding alanine racemase, with translation MENYRPTKASVNLQAIQENIENLKRYLPRQTSVIAVVKADGYGHGEVEVARAAIAAGARMVSVATPDEALHLRDSGITADILVMGLSPVGFAERAATLGIHVAVSDAGWLRQAANLVKEADRPLRVHVKIDSGMGRIGLRDETALQDIVEVIEGSNNIRLVGAFTHFACADEEDSSKTEEQFSRFMELVAEFPQRPPLVHASNSAAALLYPQYALDAVRFGISLYGIAPSSYVGTKLPFDLKKAFTLETELAYVKKLGKGESISYGGTYETKRDEWIGTLPIGYADGLKRGLRDQDVLIGGERMPIVGTICMDQCMVKLPREFAVGEKVTLIGRQGDEEITMEEWADRLGTIPYEVAVTIGKRVPRIY